The following proteins are co-located in the Helicobacter jaachi genome:
- the rsmD gene encoding 16S rRNA (guanine(966)-N(2))-methyltransferase RsmD, whose product MSAKFHIHAGMLKHLRLMWDNQISTRPTKSIVRESFFNTMGASIVDSVFIEGFGGCGSMGIEALSRGAKEAVFYEINKKAYHILSQNLALAQKRVPTLKFSAYNADFFTQSFQKWAAQHIILYLDPPFCTREGMNDIYERLFVMIEKLQESAYFIVFEHWSEYNMPDIIGAYTKLKMRQFGKSTLTYYTLKD is encoded by the coding sequence ATGAGCGCAAAGTTTCACATTCACGCAGGTATGTTAAAGCATCTCCGGCTTATGTGGGATAATCAAATAAGCACGCGTCCTACAAAGTCCATTGTAAGAGAATCATTTTTCAACACAATGGGAGCGAGCATTGTAGATAGTGTGTTTATCGAGGGCTTTGGCGGCTGTGGCTCAATGGGCATTGAAGCCCTCTCACGCGGGGCAAAAGAGGCAGTATTTTATGAAATAAATAAAAAAGCCTATCATATTCTGTCCCAGAATCTTGCTTTGGCACAAAAAAGAGTGCCTACATTAAAATTTTCTGCCTACAATGCCGATTTTTTCACACAAAGCTTTCAAAAATGGGCAGCTCAACACATTATTTTATACCTTGACCCGCCTTTTTGCACAAGGGAGGGTATGAATGATATTTATGAGCGGCTTTTTGTGATGATAGAAAAATTGCAAGAAAGTGCGTATTTTATTGTTTTTGAACATTGGAGCGAGTATAATATGCCCGACATTATAGGAGCATATACAAAGCTTAAAATGCGTCAGTTTGGCAAAAGCACGCTAACTTACTACACACTAAAGGATTAA
- the uvrB gene encoding excinuclease ABC subunit UvrB has protein sequence MSNFILDSQYQPAGDQPQAIEKITQYITQGAKYSTLIGVTGSGKTYTMANIIAKLNIPTLIMTHNKTLAAQLYSEFRAFFPKNHVEYFISHFDYYQPEAYIPRRDLFIEKDSSINEDLERLRLSATTSLLAYDDVIVVASVSANYGLGNPKEYLTMIEKLEVGQAYNHKALLLKLVDMGYTRNDNIFERGNFRVNGEVIDIFPAYNESEFIRIEFFGDEIERIGAFDALERTHLANLQSFVLYAANQFIVSANRLKTALHNIESELEERLAEFEKEQKLIEYQRLKGRTEFDLEMIRESGICKGIENYARHLTGKAAGETPYSLLDYFEQKGKPYLIIVDESHVSLPQFGGMYAGDRSRKEVLVEYGFRLPSALDNRPLRFDEFIVKAPHFLFVSATPAEKELELSKNHIAEQIIRPTGLLDPLYEVRDSDKQVLDLYDEIKARIKKNQRVLITTLTKKMAEELSKYYAELGIKVRYMHSDIDAIERNHLIRSLRLGEFDVLIGINLLREGLDLPEVSLIAIMDADKEGFLRSETSLIQTMGRAARNVEGKVILYAKKITNSMQRAFDITDYRRAKQEEFNRIHHITPKSVQRSLEQELKIESSGLSRLYEKGSHKIPKSERENIIKELSAKMHKAAKALEFEEAARLRDEIAKIRRM, from the coding sequence ATGTCAAATTTTATCCTAGATTCTCAATATCAACCAGCAGGCGACCAACCCCAAGCTATTGAGAAAATCACCCAATACATCACGCAAGGAGCAAAATACAGCACGCTTATTGGCGTTACAGGCAGTGGCAAAACCTACACTATGGCAAATATTATTGCTAAGCTTAATATCCCCACACTCATTATGACACATAATAAAACCCTAGCCGCGCAGCTTTATAGCGAGTTTCGCGCATTTTTTCCTAAAAATCATGTGGAGTATTTCATTTCACACTTTGATTATTATCAGCCAGAGGCTTATATCCCACGCAGAGATTTGTTTATAGAAAAAGATTCGAGCATTAATGAGGATTTAGAGCGTCTGCGTCTAAGCGCGACTACTTCGCTTTTAGCGTATGATGATGTGATTGTAGTAGCAAGTGTATCGGCAAATTATGGTCTTGGCAATCCTAAAGAATATCTCACCATGATAGAAAAGCTAGAAGTAGGGCAGGCATATAATCACAAAGCGCTTTTACTTAAGCTTGTCGATATGGGCTATACGCGCAATGATAATATCTTTGAGCGCGGCAATTTTCGTGTCAATGGAGAAGTGATTGATATATTTCCTGCTTATAATGAAAGCGAGTTTATTCGTATAGAATTTTTTGGCGATGAGATTGAGCGTATTGGTGCATTTGACGCGCTAGAGCGCACGCATTTGGCAAATTTGCAATCTTTTGTGCTTTATGCTGCAAATCAATTTATTGTAAGTGCTAATCGGCTAAAAACAGCCCTGCATAACATAGAATCTGAACTTGAAGAGCGTTTAGCAGAGTTTGAAAAAGAGCAAAAACTCATTGAATATCAACGTCTCAAAGGGCGCACAGAGTTTGATTTAGAAATGATTAGAGAATCTGGGATTTGCAAAGGCATTGAAAACTACGCGCGTCACCTCACAGGCAAGGCAGCTGGGGAGACGCCTTATTCGCTTTTAGATTATTTTGAGCAAAAGGGCAAGCCTTATCTTATTATCGTTGATGAAAGCCATGTGAGCTTGCCGCAGTTTGGTGGTATGTATGCAGGCGATAGAAGCCGCAAAGAAGTGCTTGTAGAATATGGCTTTAGACTGCCTAGCGCGCTTGATAATCGTCCTTTGCGCTTTGATGAATTTATCGTAAAAGCCCCACATTTTTTATTTGTTTCCGCCACACCGGCAGAAAAAGAGCTAGAATTAAGCAAAAATCACATAGCAGAGCAAATCATTCGTCCTACAGGATTGCTTGACCCACTTTATGAAGTGCGAGATTCTGATAAGCAAGTGCTTGATTTGTATGATGAGATTAAGGCTAGGATTAAAAAAAATCAGCGTGTGCTAATTACTACGCTTACTAAAAAAATGGCAGAGGAATTAAGCAAATATTATGCAGAGCTTGGCATTAAAGTGCGCTATATGCATAGTGATATTGACGCCATTGAGCGCAATCATCTCATACGCTCTTTGCGTTTGGGGGAATTTGATGTGCTTATTGGTATTAATCTTTTGCGAGAGGGGCTAGATTTGCCAGAAGTGAGCTTAATTGCCATTATGGACGCGGATAAAGAGGGCTTTTTAAGAAGTGAGACAAGCCTCATACAAACCATGGGGCGCGCGGCGCGTAATGTTGAGGGAAAAGTGATTTTGTATGCTAAAAAAATTACCAACTCTATGCAGCGCGCTTTTGACATTACTGATTATCGGCGCGCTAAGCAAGAGGAATTTAACCGCATTCATCACATCACGCCAAAATCTGTGCAAAGAAGCCTTGAGCAAGAGCTAAAGATAGAATCTAGCGGCTTATCAAGGCTTTATGAAAAGGGCAGCCACAAAATTCCAAAAAGTGAGCGCGAAAATATTATTAAAGAGTTAAGTGCAAAAATGCACAAGGCTGCTAAAGCTCTGGAATTTGAGGAGGCTGCGCGCTTAAGAGATGAGATTGCTAAAATCCGCCGCATGTGA